Proteins encoded in a region of the Streptomyces sp. NBC_00310 genome:
- a CDS encoding helix-turn-helix transcriptional regulator, whose translation MIGTVFRSEDVPAGDRFDYWRELIGGTRTSEVISTHSADFRAELRLMELGPVTVWPASFLPTRYWRNQRMVRRSDPELYHLTLLLDGGLTLDHAGRYETFGPRDLHLADSSRPYDVRSADGRGAGLIRGVGVDFPKALLPLPPHRVRELLCRGLSGREGLGALLADFLTGLERQAEFLQPSDAPRLGTVLLDLLAAWSAHVLEAEAALSPETRLHALTQRIRAFIRQNLHDPELTPPVVAAAHHISLSYLHRIFQQQTQGETVAAWIRARRLEGASRDLADPSLRTTPIHVVAARWGMPRASDFTRAFRTAHGVSPSEYRLRALSERQ comes from the coding sequence ATGATCGGGACCGTGTTCCGCAGCGAGGACGTGCCTGCGGGGGACAGATTCGACTACTGGCGAGAACTGATCGGCGGGACACGGACGAGCGAGGTGATCAGCACCCACTCCGCCGACTTCCGGGCGGAGTTGCGGCTGATGGAGCTGGGTCCGGTGACCGTGTGGCCGGCGTCGTTCCTGCCCACCCGCTATTGGCGCAACCAGCGGATGGTGCGCCGGTCCGATCCTGAGCTGTACCACCTGACGCTGCTGCTCGACGGGGGCCTGACCCTCGATCACGCCGGCCGGTACGAGACGTTCGGCCCCCGCGACCTGCACCTGGCCGACAGCTCACGGCCCTACGACGTCCGGTCGGCGGACGGCCGGGGGGCCGGCCTCATCCGGGGCGTGGGTGTCGACTTCCCCAAGGCACTGTTGCCGCTTCCGCCGCACCGGGTCCGGGAGTTGCTGTGCCGAGGACTGTCGGGGCGGGAGGGCCTGGGCGCCCTGCTGGCGGACTTCCTCACCGGCCTGGAGCGGCAGGCCGAATTCCTTCAGCCGTCCGACGCGCCACGTCTGGGCACGGTCCTGCTCGATCTGCTGGCGGCCTGGTCCGCCCACGTCCTGGAGGCCGAGGCCGCCCTGTCCCCGGAAACCCGCCTGCATGCGCTGACACAACGCATCCGGGCGTTCATCCGGCAGAACCTGCACGACCCGGAACTGACGCCACCGGTGGTCGCCGCCGCGCACCACATCTCCCTCAGCTACCTCCACCGCATCTTCCAGCAGCAGACGCAGGGCGAAACGGTCGCCGCCTGGATCCGAGCCCGGCGCCTGGAGGGTGCGAGCCGCGACCTGGCGGACCCCTCCCTGCGCACCACGCCGATCCATGTCGTCGCCGCCCGCTGGGGCATGCCCCGCGCCTCCGACTTCACCCGCGCCTTCCGCACCGCCCACGGCGTCTCACCCAGCGAGTACCGGCTGCGGGCGCTGTCCGAACGACAGTGA
- a CDS encoding squalene/phytoene synthase family protein, which yields MSVWKQGLDGAGVREPGLRRDYDRQRDLVARSRRTSYLAARLLLPRRVLPHVVAATAVMHHGDDLLDTGPKPQRASAWASWEQEVRKALDTGLSDDPLIRALVHTTGTYPRLREAVEEYLSTATAELEFTGFATEADYQAYVDAYSLPAFMLVASLLGPEDDDGRFRAGCRTLIEGSQRLDFVNDLAEDLPEGRLGIPTETLERFSVTVEDLAEGRESAGVRELVQDQVEAARVSLSAACALPVLTDGPSGVLLDAVIRIELLTANAALRRGARLLRGSASPPAAGTLRVLLGARRRARGERR from the coding sequence ATGAGCGTCTGGAAGCAGGGCCTGGACGGCGCGGGTGTCCGGGAGCCGGGGTTGCGGAGGGACTACGACAGGCAGCGGGACTTGGTGGCGCGTTCCCGGCGCACCTCGTACCTCGCGGCTCGGCTGTTGCTGCCTCGACGGGTGTTGCCCCACGTCGTGGCGGCGACGGCGGTGATGCACCACGGGGACGACCTCCTGGACACCGGCCCGAAACCGCAGCGGGCCTCGGCGTGGGCGTCGTGGGAGCAGGAGGTACGCAAAGCGCTGGACACGGGGCTGAGCGACGATCCGTTGATCCGCGCACTGGTGCACACCACGGGGACGTATCCGCGGCTGCGGGAGGCTGTGGAGGAGTACCTGTCCACCGCCACAGCCGAGTTGGAGTTCACCGGCTTCGCCACCGAGGCCGACTACCAGGCCTATGTGGACGCCTATTCGCTGCCCGCGTTCATGCTGGTCGCGTCGTTGCTGGGTCCGGAGGACGACGACGGACGGTTCCGCGCGGGCTGCCGAACCCTCATCGAGGGCAGTCAGCGGCTGGACTTCGTCAACGACCTGGCCGAGGACCTCCCGGAAGGCCGCCTGGGCATCCCGACGGAGACACTGGAACGCTTCTCGGTCACGGTGGAGGACCTGGCGGAGGGCCGGGAGTCGGCAGGCGTACGGGAGTTGGTGCAGGATCAGGTCGAGGCGGCCCGCGTCTCCCTCAGCGCGGCCTGCGCTCTGCCCGTTCTCACGGACGGCCCCAGCGGAGTGCTGCTGGACGCCGTCATCAGGATCGAGCTGTTGACGGCGAACGCGGCACTCAGGCGTGGTGCCCGGCTGCTGCGCGGCTCCGCGTCCCCACCGGCGGCGGGAACGCTGCGGGTGCTGCTGGGTGCGCGCCGAAGGGCTCGCGGGGAACGACGCTGA
- a CDS encoding ABC transporter ATP-binding protein → MIEARELTKRYGDKTVVDRLGFTVKAGEVTGFLGPNGAGKSTTMRMIIGLDSPTAGSVTVNGRSYARHAAPLHEIGSLLEARSVHPGRTAFNHLMALAHTHGIARRRVDEVIELAGLTGVAGKRVGAFSLGMGQRLGIAAALLGDPAVVMLDEPVNGLDPEGVLWVRNLLRSLADEGRAVMLSSHLMSETALIADHLVIIGRGRLLADTTVDDFVRDAGGGGVKVATTEPLKLRSLLAGPDVTISSSATEELIVAGRDAREIGAIAAQHGVPLYELTPQAVSLEEAFMQLTADAVEYQSAPAEPARKAA, encoded by the coding sequence ATGATCGAAGCGCGTGAGCTGACGAAGCGGTACGGGGACAAGACGGTGGTCGACCGCCTGGGTTTCACCGTGAAGGCCGGTGAGGTGACCGGCTTCCTGGGACCCAACGGCGCGGGCAAGTCCACGACCATGCGCATGATCATCGGGCTGGACTCCCCCACCGCGGGCTCGGTCACCGTCAACGGGCGCTCCTACGCCCGGCACGCGGCGCCGTTGCACGAGATCGGCTCGCTGCTGGAGGCCAGGTCGGTCCACCCCGGGCGGACCGCGTTCAACCATCTGATGGCGCTGGCCCACACGCACGGCATCGCCCGCCGCCGGGTGGACGAGGTGATCGAGCTGGCCGGGCTGACCGGTGTGGCCGGCAAGCGGGTGGGCGCCTTCTCGCTCGGCATGGGACAGCGGCTCGGCATCGCCGCCGCCCTGCTCGGCGACCCGGCGGTCGTGATGCTCGACGAGCCCGTCAACGGTCTCGACCCGGAGGGTGTGCTGTGGGTGCGCAACCTCCTGCGCTCGCTGGCCGACGAGGGCCGGGCCGTGATGCTGTCCTCGCACCTGATGAGCGAGACCGCGCTGATCGCCGACCACCTGGTGATCATCGGGCGGGGGCGGCTGCTGGCGGACACGACCGTGGACGACTTCGTCCGGGACGCGGGCGGCGGCGGGGTGAAGGTCGCGACCACCGAACCGTTGAAGCTGCGCTCACTGCTGGCCGGTCCGGACGTCACGATCAGCTCCTCCGCCACCGAGGAACTGATCGTCGCCGGGCGGGACGCCCGGGAGATCGGGGCGATCGCCGCCCAGCACGGGGTGCCGTTGTACGAACTCACTCCGCAGGCCGTCTCCTTGGAGGAGGCCTTCATGCAACTCACCGCCGACGCCGTCGAATACCAGAGCGCTCCCGCCGAGCCCGCGCGAAAGGCCGCCTGA
- a CDS encoding ABC transporter permease, whose amino-acid sequence MTATDLSVVPARTRVLKVTGRRVLRSEWAKFWSLRSSWITLGVALVLLVLFGAIASYTYSPDVTADAGPPGPRSGGGDAVSLALTGVTFASLAVGVLGVLLSAGEYSTGMIRSTLAAVPRRLPVLWSKSAVIGVIALALTTLGALAAFQLGVPGLDGEKISLSLGDDGVLRSLAGAGVYLGLVAVFGVALGVLLRSSAGAIAALVGILLILPGLATLLPDSWYDTITPYFPSNAGSAVYALTESADSLSPGQGLGVFAGWVALALAGAAYRLVRTDA is encoded by the coding sequence ATGACCGCCACCGATCTCTCCGTGGTCCCCGCCCGCACGAGAGTGCTCAAGGTGACCGGCCGCCGGGTGCTGCGCTCGGAGTGGGCCAAGTTCTGGTCGCTGCGCTCCAGTTGGATCACCCTCGGGGTGGCCCTGGTGCTGCTGGTCCTCTTCGGGGCCATCGCCAGTTACACGTACAGCCCCGACGTCACCGCCGACGCGGGGCCGCCCGGGCCGCGCTCCGGCGGCGGCGACGCGGTCAGTCTGGCGCTGACCGGCGTGACCTTCGCGTCCCTGGCGGTGGGCGTCCTCGGGGTGCTGCTGTCGGCGGGCGAGTACAGCACCGGCATGATCCGCTCCACGCTCGCGGCGGTACCGCGGCGGCTGCCGGTGCTGTGGTCGAAGAGCGCCGTGATCGGTGTCATCGCACTGGCCCTCACCACCCTCGGCGCGCTGGCCGCGTTCCAGCTGGGCGTTCCCGGCCTGGACGGGGAGAAGATCTCGCTCTCCCTGGGCGACGACGGGGTGCTGCGCAGCCTGGCCGGCGCCGGCGTCTACCTCGGTCTGGTCGCCGTGTTCGGGGTGGCCCTGGGCGTACTGCTCCGCTCCTCCGCCGGAGCCATCGCGGCCCTGGTCGGCATCCTGCTCATCCTCCCCGGCCTCGCCACGCTGCTGCCGGACTCGTGGTACGACACGATCACCCCCTACTTCCCCAGCAACGCGGGGTCGGCGGTCTACGCCCTCACCGAGTCCGCGGACTCCCTCTCGCCCGGCCAGGGGCTCGGGGTCTTCGCCGGCTGGGTGGCCCTGGCCCTGGCGGGGGCGGCGTACCGGCTGGTCCGCACGGACGCCTGA
- a CDS encoding sensor histidine kinase yields the protein MSPHRATPAAETTPGTTLPPSPGFDAAWHPVLGRMLHGQHRRQLLDRRHPWLLDTAVVLVVALLSLPDLLTDDRDGGPFGEAEHRSDLPVTVQVAFAAALVIPLWWRRRAPAATYFVIAAVSLVQWSLDLWQQAGVSMLVALYSLALHGSLRVLGWAVAVTVGELALAVWLLGQVEHPLLGLFFLLGTATAAVTLGLTLRIRRMYLATLEDRATRLEIERDQRVRLTAAAERSRVAREMHDIVGHNLSVMVGLADGAATLAAHNNERSAEALRLLGDTGRQAMGELRRVLGVLRADPDGPDDERLLGPQPGIRDLDPLLARVRAAGLPVTYRTVGDLDALGSGVQLTVYRIVQEALTNTLKHAGTGSAAEVGVTAEAATVRVRVTDTGVPEGTHRRAEPGPGTDHPGHGLVGIRQRAAMYGGTVGIGPRDTGHGWIVDVLLDVPPAPPTVPASGDHLP from the coding sequence ATGAGTCCGCACCGCGCGACACCCGCCGCGGAGACCACCCCGGGGACGACGCTCCCGCCGTCCCCGGGGTTCGACGCCGCCTGGCACCCGGTCCTGGGCCGCATGCTGCACGGACAGCACCGGCGGCAGCTGCTGGACCGGCGCCACCCCTGGCTGCTCGACACCGCGGTGGTGCTGGTCGTGGCGCTGCTCAGCCTCCCGGACCTGCTCACCGACGACAGGGACGGCGGCCCCTTCGGCGAGGCGGAGCACCGTAGCGACCTGCCGGTCACCGTCCAGGTCGCCTTCGCGGCCGCCCTGGTCATCCCGCTGTGGTGGCGGCGCCGGGCCCCGGCCGCCACGTACTTCGTGATCGCGGCGGTCTCCCTCGTCCAGTGGTCGCTGGACCTGTGGCAGCAGGCCGGCGTCAGCATGCTCGTCGCCCTGTACAGCCTGGCCCTGCACGGCTCCCTGCGGGTGCTGGGCTGGGCGGTCGCGGTGACCGTCGGCGAACTGGCCCTCGCGGTCTGGCTCCTGGGGCAGGTCGAGCATCCGCTGCTCGGCCTCTTCTTCCTGCTGGGCACGGCCACGGCGGCCGTCACCCTCGGCCTCACCCTCCGCATCCGCCGGATGTACCTGGCGACACTGGAGGACCGCGCCACCCGCCTGGAGATCGAACGCGACCAGCGCGTCCGGCTCACCGCCGCCGCCGAGCGCTCCCGGGTCGCCCGCGAGATGCACGACATCGTCGGCCACAACCTCTCCGTCATGGTCGGGCTCGCCGACGGCGCAGCCACCCTCGCCGCCCACAACAACGAGCGGTCCGCCGAGGCCCTGCGCCTCCTCGGCGACACCGGCCGGCAGGCCATGGGCGAACTCCGCCGCGTCCTGGGCGTCCTGCGGGCGGACCCGGACGGCCCGGACGACGAACGGCTGCTCGGCCCGCAGCCGGGCATCCGCGACCTGGACCCCCTGCTGGCACGGGTCCGCGCGGCGGGCCTGCCCGTCACCTACCGGACCGTGGGCGATCTCGACGCGCTGGGCAGCGGCGTACAGCTCACCGTGTACCGCATCGTCCAGGAGGCCCTGACCAACACCCTCAAGCACGCCGGTACGGGCTCCGCGGCCGAGGTCGGCGTGACCGCCGAGGCCGCCACCGTACGCGTCCGGGTCACCGACACCGGCGTCCCCGAGGGGACACACCGCCGCGCGGAGCCGGGGCCGGGGACCGACCACCCGGGGCACGGCCTGGTCGGTATCAGGCAGCGGGCCGCCATGTACGGCGGCACCGTCGGCATCGGCCCCCGCGACACCGGCCACGGCTGGATCGTCGACGTCCTGCTGGACGTACCCCCCGCACCACCCACCGTGCCGGCCTCAGGAGACCATCTGCCATGA
- a CDS encoding response regulator transcription factor: MTTVLIADDQPLQRLGFRMLLQGTPGLTPAGEAEHGAEAVRLAAQLRPDVVLMDIRMPGMDGLEATRRIVASGGRTRVLIVTTFDLDEYAYEGLRAGASGFLLKDARPEELVAGIHAVATGDAVVAPSLTRRLLDAYAHQVLAPSGTPLPADPRLQSLSDREHEVLVAIGQGWTNAEIAERLVLTESTVKKHVGRVLAKIGARDRIQAVIMAYDAGLVRAKP, from the coding sequence ATGACCACCGTGCTGATCGCCGACGACCAGCCCCTGCAACGCCTCGGCTTCCGCATGCTCCTCCAGGGCACCCCCGGCCTCACCCCGGCCGGCGAGGCCGAGCACGGCGCCGAAGCGGTCCGTCTCGCCGCGCAGCTGCGCCCGGACGTCGTCCTCATGGACATCCGCATGCCCGGCATGGACGGCCTGGAGGCGACCCGCCGGATCGTCGCCTCCGGCGGCCGCACCCGCGTCCTCATCGTGACCACCTTCGACCTCGACGAGTACGCGTACGAAGGGCTACGGGCCGGCGCCAGCGGCTTCCTCCTCAAGGACGCCCGCCCCGAGGAACTCGTCGCCGGTATCCACGCGGTCGCCACCGGCGACGCCGTCGTCGCCCCCAGCCTCACCCGGCGGCTCCTCGACGCCTACGCTCATCAGGTCCTCGCCCCGAGCGGCACCCCCCTCCCGGCAGACCCCCGGCTGCAGAGCCTCAGCGACCGCGAACACGAGGTACTGGTCGCCATCGGCCAGGGCTGGACCAACGCGGAGATCGCCGAGCGGCTCGTGCTCACCGAATCCACCGTGAAGAAGCACGTCGGCCGCGTCCTCGCCAAGATCGGCGCCCGCGACCGCATCCAGGCCGTGATCATGGCGTACGACGCGGGGCTGGTCAGGGCGAAGCCGTAG
- a CDS encoding cytidine deaminase, which yields MTTRIHPIDHVDHDLVQAAAHVARTRCRGDNHTMAAAARARDGRIVTAVNAYHFTGGPCAELVLIGTAAAQGIYELDTIVAVGDRDRGVVPPCGRCRQVLLDYFPALKVIVGAGDRVRTVLITDLLPESYVWADHQLDAE from the coding sequence ATGACCACGCGGATCCACCCCATCGACCACGTCGACCACGACCTCGTCCAGGCCGCGGCGCACGTCGCTCGTACCCGCTGCCGGGGCGACAACCACACCATGGCGGCCGCGGCCCGCGCCCGGGACGGCCGGATCGTCACGGCGGTGAACGCCTACCACTTCACCGGAGGCCCCTGCGCCGAGCTGGTCCTCATCGGCACGGCGGCCGCCCAGGGCATCTACGAGCTGGACACGATCGTCGCCGTGGGCGACCGCGACCGGGGGGTCGTTCCGCCGTGCGGCCGGTGCCGGCAGGTCCTCCTCGACTACTTCCCCGCCCTCAAGGTCATCGTTGGCGCCGGCGACCGCGTCCGGACCGTCCTCATCACCGACCTGCTGCCCGAGAGCTATGTCTGGGCCGACCACCAGCTCGACGCCGAATGA
- a CDS encoding GNAT family N-acetyltransferase, producing the protein MTSPPAVRSYRPEDHDALHDICVRTAHNGGDSRPAYTDPDIFPATFATPYAHLEPELTFVLDDGRGQAVGYVLGTANTAAFVEGFREKWLPLVAERFPVPDGPPVTPDEAVIELLHHPERMLLPELTPYPAHLHIDLLPAWQGRGHGRALMRTFLRALRTASVPAVHLSMLTTNTPARAFYDRLGFHEIDVPNPGPVTYLGRTTKEEEPDPHR; encoded by the coding sequence ATGACCTCGCCTCCCGCAGTACGTTCGTACCGCCCCGAGGACCACGACGCCCTCCACGACATCTGCGTCCGTACCGCCCACAACGGCGGCGACAGCCGCCCCGCCTACACGGACCCCGACATCTTCCCGGCGACCTTCGCCACCCCGTACGCCCACCTGGAACCGGAACTGACCTTCGTCCTGGACGACGGCCGGGGACAAGCGGTCGGCTACGTCCTCGGCACCGCCAACACCGCAGCCTTCGTCGAGGGCTTCCGCGAGAAGTGGCTCCCTCTGGTGGCGGAGCGTTTCCCGGTGCCAGACGGCCCGCCGGTCACCCCCGACGAGGCGGTCATCGAGCTCCTGCACCACCCCGAACGCATGCTCCTCCCCGAACTCACCCCGTATCCGGCCCACTTGCACATCGACCTGCTCCCCGCCTGGCAGGGCCGGGGTCACGGCAGGGCCCTGATGCGCACCTTCCTCCGAGCCCTGCGCACCGCATCCGTCCCGGCCGTCCACCTCTCCATGCTCACCACCAACACCCCGGCTCGCGCCTTCTACGACCGCCTGGGCTTCCACGAGATCGACGTGCCGAACCCCGGCCCCGTGACCTACCTGGGGCGCACGACGAAGGAAGAGGAACCCGACCCCCATCGGTAG
- the rox gene encoding rifampin monooxygenase, producing the protein MIDVIVVGGGPTGLMLASELRLAGVDTVVLEKLTEPTGESRGQGLHARSVEVMDQRGLLDRFLAVSEKFQVGGLFGGIMKPWPDSLDTAHAYGVATPQPVTERLLHERAVELGADIRRGSELVGLSQDENGVTAELADGTRLRARYLVGCDGGRSAVRKLLGVAFPGEPATVETLLGDMGATEDPATIAAVVEEVRKTQLRFGLAPLGDGNYRVLVPAEGVSEDRTTAPTLDEFRQRLRAYAGTDFGVHSPRWLSRFGDATRQAERYRVGRVLLAGDAAHIHPPTGGQGLNLGVQDAFNLGWKLAAAVNGWAPEGLVDSYHAERHPVAARVLVNTRAQITLLGSDPGPTALRELFSKLMDFEEVNRYVTGMITGVDIRYDFGEGHDLLGRRMRDVQLKRGRLYELMHDGRGLLLDRTGRLSVEGWADRVDHVVDAPEDLDAPAVLLRPDGHVAWAGEEQRELLDRLPRWFGAAAG; encoded by the coding sequence ATGATCGACGTGATCGTCGTCGGCGGCGGACCGACCGGGTTGATGCTGGCGAGCGAGCTGCGGCTGGCCGGCGTGGACACGGTCGTGCTGGAGAAGCTGACCGAGCCGACCGGGGAGTCCCGCGGACAGGGACTGCACGCGCGCAGTGTCGAGGTGATGGACCAGCGCGGCCTGCTGGACAGGTTCCTCGCGGTGAGTGAGAAGTTCCAGGTCGGCGGCCTCTTCGGCGGCATCATGAAACCCTGGCCGGACAGTCTGGACACGGCGCACGCGTACGGCGTGGCCACCCCGCAGCCGGTCACCGAACGCCTGCTCCACGAGCGCGCCGTCGAGCTCGGCGCGGACATCCGGCGCGGCAGCGAACTGGTCGGGCTGAGCCAGGACGAGAACGGTGTGACCGCCGAGCTGGCGGACGGCACGCGGCTGCGCGCCCGCTACCTCGTCGGCTGCGACGGCGGCCGCAGTGCGGTGCGCAAGCTCCTCGGCGTCGCCTTCCCCGGCGAGCCCGCCACGGTCGAGACGCTGCTGGGCGACATGGGAGCGACCGAGGACCCGGCGACGATCGCCGCTGTCGTCGAGGAGGTCCGCAAGACCCAACTGCGGTTCGGCCTCGCCCCTCTCGGCGACGGGAACTACCGCGTCCTCGTACCGGCCGAGGGCGTGTCCGAGGACCGTACGACCGCACCGACCCTGGACGAGTTCAGGCAGCGGCTGCGCGCCTACGCGGGCACCGACTTCGGGGTGCACTCGCCGCGCTGGCTGTCCCGGTTCGGCGACGCCACCCGGCAGGCCGAGCGCTACCGGGTCGGCCGGGTGCTGCTGGCCGGCGACGCGGCGCACATCCACCCGCCGACCGGCGGACAGGGGCTCAACCTCGGTGTGCAGGACGCGTTCAACCTCGGCTGGAAACTGGCCGCCGCGGTCAACGGCTGGGCGCCGGAGGGGCTTGTGGACAGCTACCACGCCGAGCGGCACCCGGTGGCCGCCCGCGTGCTGGTCAACACCCGCGCGCAGATCACCCTGCTGGGGTCCGATCCGGGTCCGACCGCGCTGCGGGAGCTGTTCTCGAAGCTGATGGACTTCGAGGAGGTGAACCGGTACGTGACCGGGATGATCACGGGGGTCGACATCCGCTACGACTTCGGCGAGGGCCACGACCTGCTCGGCCGCCGGATGAGGGACGTACAGCTGAAGCGGGGGCGCCTCTACGAGCTGATGCACGACGGTCGCGGCCTGTTGCTCGACCGGACCGGCCGGCTCTCGGTGGAGGGCTGGGCGGACCGCGTCGATCACGTCGTCGACGCTCCCGAGGACCTGGACGCGCCCGCGGTGCTGCTGCGCCCCGACGGCCATGTGGCGTGGGCCGGCGAGGAGCAGCGGGAGCTGCTCGACCGGCTCCCGCGGTGGTTCGGGGCCGCAGCCGGCTGA
- a CDS encoding glutamate--cysteine ligase 2, translated as MRTVGVEEELLLVDPETGEPQARAAAVLARAAQEGTGQDVFEKELHDEQVEFATHPQSAMADLGAEIIRCRKDAARHAEGLGSAVVALATSPLPVSPTITMNSRYLWMAREFGLHTQVQLVCGCHVHVSVESDEEGVAVLDRMRPWLSVLTALSANSPFWQGHDSGYASYRSQVWDRWPMAGPTDVFGSAERYHHYVANLIATEVLRDEGMIYFDARLSRRYPTVEIRVADVCLHPDTAVLVATLVRGLVETAAREWRAGAEPLGHRAGMLRLANWRAARSGMSKNLLDPVTMRPRPAVDVIRALLDHVEEALVDSGDADRARDAVAELMGRGNGARVQREVMERTGSLRDVVTACVRHTQA; from the coding sequence GTGCGTACCGTCGGAGTGGAAGAGGAACTCCTCCTGGTCGACCCCGAGACCGGCGAGCCGCAGGCGCGGGCCGCCGCGGTGCTGGCGCGGGCCGCGCAGGAGGGGACGGGGCAGGACGTGTTCGAGAAGGAGCTCCACGACGAGCAGGTGGAGTTCGCCACGCACCCGCAGTCGGCGATGGCCGACCTGGGAGCCGAGATCATCCGGTGTCGCAAGGACGCGGCGCGCCATGCCGAGGGGCTCGGCAGCGCGGTCGTGGCGCTGGCCACGTCGCCGCTGCCGGTGAGCCCGACGATCACCATGAACAGCAGGTATCTGTGGATGGCGCGGGAGTTCGGCCTGCACACACAGGTGCAGCTCGTCTGCGGTTGCCATGTGCACGTGTCCGTCGAGTCCGACGAGGAGGGTGTCGCCGTCCTGGACCGGATGCGGCCCTGGCTGTCCGTCCTGACGGCCCTGAGCGCGAACTCGCCCTTCTGGCAGGGCCACGACAGCGGGTACGCCAGCTACCGCAGCCAGGTGTGGGACAGGTGGCCGATGGCCGGGCCGACGGACGTCTTCGGCTCGGCTGAGCGGTACCACCATTACGTCGCCAACCTGATCGCCACGGAGGTCCTGCGCGACGAGGGCATGATCTACTTCGACGCGCGACTGTCCCGGCGCTATCCGACCGTCGAGATCCGGGTCGCGGACGTCTGTCTGCACCCCGACACCGCGGTCCTCGTCGCGACCCTCGTCCGCGGGCTCGTGGAGACCGCGGCGCGCGAGTGGCGGGCCGGGGCCGAGCCGCTCGGACACAGGGCGGGAATGCTGCGGCTGGCCAACTGGCGGGCCGCCCGCTCCGGTATGTCGAAGAACCTCCTGGACCCCGTGACGATGCGGCCCCGGCCCGCCGTCGACGTGATCCGCGCGCTCCTCGACCACGTCGAGGAGGCCCTCGTCGACAGCGGTGACGCCGACCGCGCCCGTGACGCCGTCGCGGAGCTGATGGGGCGCGGCAACGGGGCACGGGTGCAGCGCGAGGTGATGGAGCGGACGGGGAGTCTGCGGGACGTGGTCACCGCGTGCGTACGGCACACGCAGGCGTGA